In the genome of Streptomyces racemochromogenes, one region contains:
- a CDS encoding methyltransferase domain-containing protein encodes MTRTFDHLVAEAESVSVDGWDFSWLDGRATEQRPSWGYQRLLGERLATVRSALDIQTGGGEVLAGAGPLPPLMAATESWPPNVERATRLLHPLGAVVVADADEPPLPFGDGAFELVASRHPVTIWWDEIARVLAPGGTYLSQQVGPASVFELVEYFLGPQPEEVRRARHPDDAVADAARAGLEITDLRSERLRTEFHDIGAVIYFLRKVIWMVPGFTVGQYRDRLRELHERIGREGPFVAHTARFLIEARKKE; translated from the coding sequence ATGACGCGCACTTTCGACCATCTCGTCGCCGAGGCGGAGTCCGTCTCCGTCGACGGCTGGGACTTCTCCTGGCTCGACGGCCGGGCCACCGAGCAGCGGCCCTCCTGGGGCTACCAGCGGCTGCTGGGCGAGCGCCTGGCGACCGTCCGCTCGGCGCTGGACATCCAGACCGGCGGGGGCGAGGTGCTCGCCGGAGCGGGCCCGCTGCCGCCCCTGATGGCCGCCACCGAGTCCTGGCCGCCGAACGTCGAGCGGGCCACCCGGCTGCTGCACCCGCTGGGCGCGGTGGTGGTGGCCGACGCCGACGAGCCGCCGCTGCCCTTCGGGGACGGGGCCTTCGAGCTGGTCGCCAGCCGGCATCCGGTGACGATCTGGTGGGACGAGATCGCGCGCGTGCTGGCGCCCGGTGGCACCTACCTGTCGCAGCAGGTGGGTCCGGCGAGCGTCTTCGAGCTCGTCGAGTACTTCCTCGGCCCGCAGCCGGAGGAGGTCCGGCGGGCCCGCCACCCCGACGACGCGGTCGCCGACGCCGCCCGGGCGGGGCTGGAGATCACCGATCTGCGCTCCGAGCGGCTGCGTACGGAGTTCCACGACATCGGTGCCGTGATCTACTTCCTGAGGAAGGTGATCTGGATGGTTCCCGGCTTCACGGTCGGCCAGTACCGTGACCGGCTGCGCGAGCTCCACGAACGGATCGGGCGCGAGGGTCCGTTCGTCGCGCACACCGCCCGTTTCCTGATCGAGGCACGCAAGAAGGAGTGA
- a CDS encoding RNA polymerase sigma factor has product MSLSPSRTFPPEIAESEALVALVERGREQGHINGDDVRQAFEAGRIPVDQWKRVLRSLNQVLDEEGVALHVSAAPATKAAAKKPRKAAAAPARTVTKKAVAPPRPIGARKASATAPAAAAAISAPSAAASEEVSAEAAAEPKKRVVKKAAAKKATATKKTAASKKAGAKDADDAENPAVEGEDWAVEDLADETEEEAPKAGAQGFVLSDDDEDDAPAQTVMVAGATADPVKDYLKLIGKVPLLNAEQEVELAKRIEAGLFSEYKLEEEEDHKPAFKRELEILVEDGRRAKNHLLEANLRLVVSLAKRYTGRGMLFLDLIQEGNVGLIRAVEKFDYTKGFKFSTYATWWIRQAITRAMADQSRTIRIPVHMVEIINKLARVQRQMLQDLGREPTPEELGKELDMTPEKVIEVQKYGREPISLHTPLGEEGDSEFGDLIEDSEAVVPADAVSFTFLQEQLQSILGTLSEREAGVVSMRYGLNDGQPKTLDEIGRVYGVTRERIRQIESKTMSKLRHPSRSQVLRDYLD; this is encoded by the coding sequence GTGTCGCTCAGCCCGTCCCGTACGTTCCCTCCGGAGATCGCCGAATCCGAGGCCCTGGTCGCGCTCGTCGAGCGCGGCCGCGAGCAGGGTCACATCAACGGTGACGATGTTCGGCAGGCCTTCGAGGCCGGCCGCATCCCGGTGGACCAGTGGAAGCGGGTCCTGCGCAGCCTGAACCAGGTCCTGGACGAGGAGGGCGTCGCCCTCCACGTCAGCGCCGCCCCCGCCACGAAGGCTGCTGCCAAGAAGCCCCGCAAGGCAGCTGCCGCTCCGGCCCGCACCGTGACGAAGAAGGCGGTCGCCCCGCCGCGCCCGATCGGCGCGCGCAAGGCCTCCGCCACCGCTCCCGCCGCGGCCGCGGCGATATCCGCTCCGTCGGCCGCCGCGTCGGAGGAGGTGTCGGCCGAGGCCGCCGCCGAGCCGAAGAAGCGCGTGGTCAAGAAGGCCGCCGCCAAGAAGGCCACGGCCACCAAGAAGACGGCCGCCTCGAAGAAGGCCGGCGCCAAGGACGCCGACGACGCCGAGAACCCGGCCGTCGAGGGTGAGGACTGGGCCGTCGAGGACCTCGCCGACGAGACCGAGGAGGAGGCGCCCAAGGCCGGCGCCCAGGGCTTCGTGCTGTCCGACGACGACGAGGACGACGCCCCGGCGCAGACGGTCATGGTGGCCGGTGCCACCGCCGACCCGGTCAAGGACTACCTGAAGCTGATCGGCAAGGTGCCGCTCCTCAACGCCGAGCAGGAGGTCGAGCTCGCCAAGCGCATCGAGGCGGGCCTGTTCTCCGAGTACAAGCTCGAAGAGGAGGAGGACCACAAGCCCGCGTTCAAGCGCGAGCTGGAGATCCTCGTCGAGGACGGCCGCCGGGCCAAGAACCACCTGCTGGAGGCCAACCTCCGTCTCGTGGTCTCGCTGGCCAAGCGCTACACGGGCCGCGGCATGCTCTTCCTGGACCTGATCCAGGAGGGCAACGTCGGTCTGATCCGCGCGGTGGAGAAGTTCGACTACACCAAGGGCTTCAAGTTCTCCACGTACGCGACCTGGTGGATCCGGCAGGCGATCACGCGTGCCATGGCCGACCAGTCGCGCACCATCCGCATCCCCGTCCACATGGTCGAGATCATCAACAAGCTCGCCCGTGTGCAGCGCCAGATGCTCCAGGACCTGGGCCGCGAGCCCACCCCGGAGGAGCTGGGCAAGGAACTCGACATGACCCCCGAGAAGGTCATCGAGGTCCAGAAGTACGGCCGCGAGCCGATCTCCCTGCACACCCCGCTGGGTGAGGAGGGCGACAGCGAGTTCGGTGACCTCATCGAGGACTCCGAGGCGGTCGTGCCGGCCGACGCCGTGTCCTTCACCTTCCTCCAGGAGCAGCTCCAGTCCATCCTGGGCACCCTGAGCGAGCGCGAGGCGGGCGTGGTCTCCATGCGCTACGGCCTCAACGACGGCCAGCCGAAGACGCTGGACGAGATCGGCCGCGTCTACGGGGTCACCCGTGAGCGCATCCGCCAGATCGAGTCCAAGACCATGTCGAAGCTGCGCCACCCGTCGCGCTCGCAGGTCCTGCGCGACTACCTGGACTGA
- a CDS encoding SRPBCC family protein, which produces MSAISKTIDIDRRPEDVFAYVTDPTHLPEWQDSAVAAVPVGDLPVHVGSRVAITRRFGKRRIPTTVEFTELDPPRSWHIHGVSGPVRPEVHGRIEPLDDGTRSRVTLSVDFEGRGLGRGLVPLVVKPRLRKEMPRSEEKLKHLLEH; this is translated from the coding sequence ATGTCCGCGATCAGCAAAACCATCGACATCGACCGCAGGCCCGAGGACGTCTTCGCCTACGTGACGGACCCCACGCACCTGCCCGAGTGGCAGGACAGCGCCGTGGCCGCCGTCCCCGTGGGAGACCTGCCCGTGCACGTCGGTTCCAGGGTCGCCATCACGCGGCGGTTCGGCAAGCGGAGGATCCCCACCACCGTGGAGTTCACCGAGCTCGACCCGCCGCGGAGCTGGCACATCCACGGCGTCTCCGGCCCGGTCCGGCCCGAGGTGCACGGCAGGATCGAGCCCCTCGACGACGGGACGCGCTCCCGCGTCACCCTGTCGGTGGACTTCGAGGGCCGCGGCCTGGGCCGGGGACTGGTCCCCCTGGTGGTGAAGCCCAGGCTCCGCAAGGAGATGCCGCGCAGCGAGGAGAAGCTCAAGCACCTCCTGGAGCACTGA
- a CDS encoding amino acid permease codes for MTSTAAPPAEDRTTPGAVAETPLAAGSPAPRGDRHARRFGLPVAVCLVMGNVIGGGIFLLPASVAPFGTISLLSFAVLTLGAIALALVFGRLAQRHPRTGGPYVYVRAAFGDFAGFLAAYSYWMTAWVSNAALAVASVGYLAVLFPAVGEHRWTMCLAALAVQWLPALSNLAGTRYVGAVQVVATVLKLVPLLLVAVGGLFFFDPANLGPFQATGQSPVGAVSASAAILLFSYIGVESAAVSAGEVRDPARNVGRATVLGTIGAATVYLLGTLSVFGLVAHEKLVSSQAPFTDAVNAMFGGSWGGTLVAGAAVVSMLGALNGWTLLSAQTPYAAAKDGLFPRVFEKKQRGVPVVGVVVTVVLASALTVYNYTAGSAAVFESLVLITTFTATVPYLLSTAAQLYFLASGQGERVRRGRLVRDAVLAGVAFAFSMWLVAGSGYAAVYQGVLFLFAGVLAYALMAARKHRAAGTAAE; via the coding sequence ATGACCAGCACCGCAGCCCCGCCCGCAGAGGACCGCACCACCCCCGGGGCCGTCGCCGAAACGCCTCTGGCCGCCGGATCCCCGGCACCCCGGGGGGACCGGCACGCCCGCCGCTTCGGCCTCCCGGTCGCCGTCTGCCTGGTCATGGGCAACGTCATCGGCGGCGGCATCTTCCTGCTCCCCGCCTCGGTCGCCCCCTTCGGCACCATCAGCCTCCTCTCCTTCGCCGTCCTGACCCTCGGCGCGATCGCCCTCGCCCTCGTCTTCGGCCGCCTCGCCCAGCGCCACCCGCGGACCGGCGGCCCGTACGTGTACGTGCGCGCCGCCTTCGGCGACTTCGCCGGCTTCCTCGCCGCGTACAGCTACTGGATGACCGCCTGGGTCTCGAACGCCGCGCTCGCCGTCGCCTCCGTCGGCTACCTCGCCGTCCTGTTCCCGGCCGTGGGCGAGCACCGGTGGACCATGTGCCTGGCCGCCCTGGCGGTCCAGTGGCTGCCCGCCCTCTCCAACCTGGCCGGCACCCGGTACGTGGGCGCCGTCCAGGTCGTCGCGACGGTCCTCAAGCTCGTCCCGCTGCTGCTCGTGGCCGTGGGCGGACTGTTCTTCTTCGACCCGGCGAACCTCGGCCCCTTCCAGGCCACCGGCCAGAGCCCCGTGGGGGCGGTCTCCGCCTCCGCCGCGATCCTGCTCTTCAGCTACATCGGCGTCGAGTCCGCCGCCGTCAGCGCGGGCGAGGTCCGCGACCCGGCGCGCAACGTCGGCCGGGCCACCGTCCTCGGCACCATCGGCGCCGCCACCGTGTACCTGCTCGGCACCCTGTCCGTCTTCGGCCTGGTCGCCCACGAGAAGCTGGTCTCCTCCCAGGCCCCGTTCACGGACGCCGTGAACGCCATGTTCGGCGGCAGCTGGGGCGGCACCCTCGTCGCCGGCGCGGCCGTGGTCTCGATGCTCGGCGCCCTCAACGGATGGACCCTGCTCAGCGCGCAGACCCCGTACGCGGCGGCCAAGGACGGGCTCTTCCCGCGGGTCTTCGAGAAGAAGCAGCGCGGTGTCCCGGTCGTCGGCGTCGTGGTCACCGTCGTCCTGGCCTCCGCCCTGACCGTCTACAACTACACGGCGGGCTCGGCGGCCGTCTTCGAGTCGCTCGTCCTGATCACGACCTTCACCGCGACCGTCCCCTACCTGCTCTCCACCGCCGCCCAGCTCTACTTCCTGGCCTCCGGCCAGGGCGAGCGGGTCCGGCGCGGGCGCCTGGTCCGCGACGCCGTCCTCGCCGGGGTCGCCTTCGCCTTCTCGATGTGGCTGGTCGCCGGCTCCGGCTACGCGGCCGTCTACCAGGGCGTGCTCTTCCTCTTCGCGGGCGTCCTCGCCTACGCGCTGATGGCCGCCCGCAAGCACCGCGCGGCCGGTACGGCCGCGGAGTAA
- a CDS encoding phage holin family protein, producing the protein MLVLAGILPDFRLQSADGDSVTRIGLTAAWGAGVFGLLSALVWPVLVRALLLVPALVLGLLVFFLNGSLLLMALSLIPAGRGAAVAPETAVVVAAAMSAVASATSTALAVRDDEAYRRRLYRLADRRRRRFGAPPGGSPGLVFLQLDGVGYEALRRAAAEGLMPTVAGWLERSHRVMPWHTDWSSQTGASQLGILHGSNFDVPAFRWYEKDTGEVMVCNRPTSAAELQRRAVERTRDGGLLTLDGASRGNLFSGGADQLALVLSVAARRGRANRSRAGYFAYFSDPANAVRTALSFVAEVAREIGQSLRSRLRGDRPRVARGGLYPLIRAFATVVERDVVVAAVIGDVLAGRAAVYADLVAYDEVAHHSGPRGRDTDRVLARLDRSLALIARVAEHAPREYRVVLLSDHGQSPGETFLGRYGLSLKDLVRAGCGLPVSRRAGRTRSGAEARAAVLAALHRPVEEAAEEARPGPGPDPVVLASGNLGLISFPALPGRASRALIERAHPALLPTLANHPGVGFLLVDGEVLGPGGAVARLDVPGEAEALLAPFGPGAARAVRRTDSFPHVADIMVNSAYDPETGAVHAFEEQIGSHGGLGGEQAHPFLMWPTVLSQPDPEPVGAEAVHAVLRRWLREADGPQVPLTPRPSRASREDYRPGGPSGGILPSG; encoded by the coding sequence ATGCTCGTGCTCGCCGGGATCCTGCCCGACTTCCGCCTGCAGTCCGCCGACGGTGACAGCGTCACCCGGATCGGGCTGACGGCCGCCTGGGGCGCCGGGGTCTTCGGCCTGCTGAGCGCGCTCGTGTGGCCGGTCCTGGTACGGGCCCTGCTGCTCGTGCCCGCCCTGGTGCTCGGGCTGCTCGTGTTCTTCCTCAACGGCTCGCTGCTGCTGATGGCCCTCAGCCTGATCCCCGCCGGACGGGGCGCGGCCGTCGCGCCGGAGACCGCGGTGGTCGTGGCCGCCGCGATGTCCGCCGTCGCCTCGGCCACCTCCACCGCACTCGCGGTCCGCGACGACGAGGCGTACCGGCGCCGGTTGTACCGGCTCGCCGACCGGCGCCGCCGCCGCTTCGGGGCACCTCCCGGCGGCAGCCCCGGCCTGGTCTTCCTCCAGCTCGACGGGGTCGGCTACGAGGCGCTGCGCCGGGCGGCGGCCGAGGGGCTGATGCCCACCGTGGCCGGCTGGCTGGAGCGCAGCCACCGCGTCATGCCCTGGCACACGGACTGGTCCAGCCAGACCGGCGCCAGCCAGCTCGGCATCCTGCACGGCTCCAACTTCGACGTCCCGGCCTTCCGCTGGTACGAGAAGGACACCGGCGAGGTGATGGTCTGCAACCGGCCCACCAGCGCCGCCGAACTCCAGCGCCGGGCCGTCGAGCGGACCCGGGACGGCGGGCTGCTCACCCTGGACGGCGCCAGTCGGGGCAACCTGTTCAGCGGGGGCGCCGACCAGCTGGCGCTGGTGCTGTCCGTCGCCGCCCGGCGCGGCCGCGCCAACCGCTCCCGCGCGGGCTACTTCGCGTACTTCAGCGACCCGGCCAACGCCGTGCGCACCGCGCTGTCCTTCGTCGCCGAAGTGGCCCGGGAGATCGGCCAGTCGCTGCGCTCCCGGCTGCGCGGGGACCGGCCCCGGGTGGCGCGCGGCGGGCTCTACCCGCTGATCCGGGCCTTCGCGACGGTGGTCGAGCGCGACGTGGTGGTCGCCGCGGTCATCGGGGACGTACTCGCCGGCCGCGCCGCCGTCTACGCCGACCTGGTCGCCTACGACGAGGTCGCGCACCACTCGGGCCCGCGGGGCCGGGACACCGACCGGGTACTGGCCCGGCTCGACCGGAGCCTCGCGCTGATCGCCCGGGTCGCCGAGCACGCCCCCCGGGAGTACCGGGTGGTGCTGCTGTCGGACCACGGCCAGAGCCCCGGGGAGACCTTCCTCGGCCGGTACGGGCTCAGCCTGAAGGACCTGGTCCGGGCGGGCTGCGGGCTGCCCGTCTCCCGCCGGGCCGGCCGCACCCGCAGCGGGGCCGAGGCGCGTGCGGCGGTGCTCGCGGCCCTGCACCGGCCGGTGGAGGAAGCGGCGGAGGAGGCCCGTCCGGGGCCGGGGCCCGACCCGGTGGTGCTGGCGTCGGGCAACCTCGGCCTGATCTCCTTCCCGGCGCTGCCGGGGCGGGCGTCGCGGGCGCTGATCGAGCGGGCCCACCCCGCCCTGCTGCCCACCCTGGCCAACCACCCGGGCGTCGGCTTCCTGCTGGTCGACGGGGAGGTGCTGGGCCCGGGCGGGGCGGTGGCGCGGCTGGACGTACCGGGGGAGGCGGAGGCGCTGCTGGCGCCGTTCGGGCCGGGGGCGGCGCGGGCCGTGCGCCGGACGGACTCCTTCCCGCACGTCGCCGACATCATGGTCAACTCGGCGTACGACCCGGAGACCGGTGCCGTGCACGCCTTCGAGGAGCAGATCGGCTCGCACGGCGGGCTGGGAGGGGAGCAGGCCCACCCCTTCCTGATGTGGCCGACCGTGCTCTCGCAGCCGGACCCGGAGCCGGTCGGCGCCGAGGCCGTGCACGCGGTGCTGCGCCGCTGGCTGCGCGAGGCGGACGGCCCCCAGGTGCCGTTGACGCCGCGGCCCTCACGGGCTTCGCGGGAGGATTACCGGCCGGGAGGCCCTTCAGGCGGAATCCTTCCTTCCGGGTAG
- a CDS encoding MBL fold metallo-hydrolase, whose product MAVEITWWGHATCAVRDSGVRVLTDPLFARRLAHLRRRRGAVPPAEAAEADVVLVSHLHADHLHLPSLAALAPGTRLVVPRGARRAVPGLARLAGARGLVVREVLPGEEVGVRDGVRVRAVSARHDGRRVPFGPQRAPALGYVVEGAARTYFAGDTGLFDTMAEEVGPVDVALLPVGGWGPYLGPGHLDAERAARAVAELAPAAAVPVHYGTYWPIGMDAVRPHEFHAPGGEFARLAGRLAPKVAVRVPGHGERVLLP is encoded by the coding sequence GTGGCGGTGGAGATCACCTGGTGGGGTCATGCCACCTGTGCGGTACGGGACTCGGGGGTGCGGGTGCTGACCGACCCGCTGTTCGCGCGGCGGCTCGCGCACCTGCGGCGGCGGCGCGGGGCGGTGCCGCCCGCGGAGGCCGCGGAGGCCGACGTGGTGCTGGTGTCGCACCTGCACGCCGACCATCTGCACCTGCCGTCGCTGGCGGCGCTGGCGCCCGGCACCCGGCTGGTGGTGCCGCGCGGGGCGCGCCGGGCGGTGCCGGGGCTGGCGCGGCTGGCGGGGGCGCGGGGGCTGGTGGTGAGGGAGGTGCTGCCGGGCGAGGAGGTCGGCGTACGGGACGGCGTACGCGTCCGGGCGGTGAGCGCGCGGCACGACGGGCGGCGGGTGCCGTTCGGGCCGCAGCGGGCGCCGGCGCTGGGGTACGTGGTGGAGGGGGCGGCGCGCACGTACTTCGCCGGGGACACCGGGCTGTTCGACACCATGGCCGAGGAGGTCGGGCCGGTGGACGTGGCGCTGCTGCCGGTCGGGGGCTGGGGGCCGTACCTGGGGCCGGGTCACCTGGACGCGGAGCGGGCGGCGCGGGCCGTGGCGGAGCTGGCTCCGGCGGCGGCGGTGCCGGTGCACTACGGGACGTACTGGCCGATCGGGATGGACGCGGTGCGGCCGCACGAGTTCCACGCGCCGGGCGGTGAGTTCGCCCGGCTGGCGGGGCGGCTCGCGCCGAAGGTGGCGGTGCGGGTCCCCGGGCACGGGGAGCGGGTGCTGCTGCCGTGA
- a CDS encoding DedA family protein has product MTRWRVAAEVVGRVPPETTQQAVGYPALFVLVALGALVPVIPTGALVSSAAVVAFHQRSLPLGVLLVIAVAALAAFCGDVALYWLGSRGVRSRGGSRWLESLRGRAEPERLERARRKLDEHGVLVLVLSRLVPAGRIPVMLACLLGGLPLRRFARGDAPACVAWAATYGLIGILGGSLFSEPWKGVVLAVGLTLLISAAPGVWRRLRPGRVRQ; this is encoded by the coding sequence GTGACGCGGTGGCGGGTCGCGGCGGAGGTGGTGGGCCGAGTGCCGCCGGAGACCACGCAGCAGGCGGTGGGCTATCCGGCGCTGTTCGTGCTGGTGGCGTTGGGGGCGCTGGTGCCGGTGATCCCGACGGGGGCGCTGGTGAGTTCGGCGGCGGTGGTGGCGTTCCACCAGCGGTCGCTGCCCCTCGGGGTGCTGCTGGTGATCGCGGTGGCCGCGCTGGCGGCCTTCTGCGGGGACGTCGCGCTGTACTGGCTGGGGTCGCGCGGGGTGCGTTCGCGGGGCGGCTCGCGGTGGCTGGAGTCCCTGCGGGGGCGGGCCGAGCCGGAGCGGCTGGAGCGGGCGCGGCGCAAGCTGGACGAGCACGGGGTGCTGGTGCTGGTGCTGTCGCGGCTGGTCCCGGCGGGCCGGATCCCGGTGATGCTGGCCTGCCTGCTGGGCGGGCTGCCGCTGCGCCGGTTCGCCCGGGGGGACGCGCCGGCCTGCGTGGCGTGGGCGGCGACGTACGGGCTGATCGGGATCCTGGGCGGCTCGCTGTTCTCGGAGCCGTGGAAGGGCGTGGTGCTGGCGGTGGGCCTGACGCTGCTGATCAGCGCGGCCCCGGGGGTGTGGCGGCGGCTGCGGCCGGGCAGGGTCCGGCAGTGA
- a CDS encoding MazG-like family protein — MNSASWDTVRALAARFDAAAAARGVHPPQSHVLQVLKIGEEFGEAAQAVIGATGSNPRKGDSHSWADVHDEVCDVIITGMVALARMRPDAPAYFAEQLALKSARFLPEGSP, encoded by the coding sequence GTGAACTCCGCCTCCTGGGACACCGTCCGCGCCCTCGCCGCCCGCTTCGACGCGGCCGCCGCCGCACGCGGGGTGCACCCTCCGCAGAGCCACGTCCTGCAAGTGCTGAAGATCGGCGAGGAGTTCGGCGAGGCCGCGCAGGCGGTGATCGGCGCGACGGGGAGCAACCCGCGCAAGGGGGATTCGCACAGCTGGGCCGACGTGCACGACGAGGTGTGCGACGTCATCATCACCGGGATGGTCGCGCTGGCCCGGATGCGTCCCGACGCGCCGGCCTACTTCGCGGAGCAACTGGCCCTGAAGTCGGCCCGCTTCCTTCCGGAGGGGTCGCCCTAG
- a CDS encoding XRE family transcriptional regulator has translation MDAPAHGHAHAHAHDRGPGGGPPDGTASHRAVLDEVGPRLRRLRERRGLTLAVLSEETGISKSTLSRLESGQRRPSLELLLPLARTYRVALDELVGAPAVGDPRVRMTPRAMRHGGTSVALTQGLGPLQAYKMVIPDRGAEPDLRTHEGYEWLYVLSGRLRLVLAGHDLVLGPGEAAEWDTRTPHWFGSADGRPVEILSLFGKQGERMHVVAKPKSKAEAQAQAQAEAEAQGEAEAQD, from the coding sequence ATGGACGCTCCTGCCCATGGCCACGCGCACGCGCACGCCCACGACCGTGGCCCCGGCGGCGGGCCGCCGGACGGGACCGCCTCCCACCGTGCCGTGCTCGACGAGGTCGGCCCCCGGCTCAGGCGGCTGCGGGAGCGGCGGGGGCTCACCCTGGCGGTGCTGTCCGAGGAGACCGGGATCTCCAAGAGCACCCTGTCCCGGCTGGAGTCCGGGCAGCGCCGGCCGAGCCTGGAGCTGCTGCTGCCGCTGGCGCGTACCTACCGGGTGGCCCTGGACGAGCTGGTCGGGGCGCCCGCGGTGGGCGATCCCCGGGTGCGGATGACGCCCCGCGCGATGCGGCACGGCGGGACGTCCGTGGCGCTGACCCAGGGCCTGGGGCCGCTCCAGGCGTACAAGATGGTCATCCCGGACCGCGGCGCCGAGCCGGACCTGCGCACGCACGAGGGCTACGAGTGGCTGTACGTACTGTCCGGCCGGCTGCGGCTGGTGCTGGCGGGGCACGATCTGGTCCTCGGTCCCGGCGAGGCCGCCGAGTGGGACACCCGGACCCCGCACTGGTTCGGCAGCGCCGACGGGCGGCCGGTGGAGATCCTCAGCCTCTTCGGGAAGCAGGGCGAGCGGATGCACGTGGTCGCGAAGCCCAAGTCGAAGGCGGAGGCGCAGGCGCAGGCGCAGGCGGAGGCGGAGGCGCAGGGTGAAGCCGAGGCGCAGGACTAG
- a CDS encoding MBL fold metallo-hydrolase — MAPGPAAVGVAAGSPAAGAAYGSAGREPAPGLSAPGAVTVPGAPRPLGEHRLWPRSFADRLTTPLPGLRAFARLAREGAFRPGAEGLSGIPDLPYEPAPLPEVTPGTVSATWAGHASWVLRTGGLTVLTDPVWSRRILGTPARVTPVGVPWEQLPPVDAVVISHNHYDHLDAPTLRRLPRDTALFVPAGLARWCRRRGFTRVTELDWWESAELGGVRFEFVPAHHWSKRSLLDTCRTLWGGWMLTDAAAGRKVYFAGDTGYGHWFAEIGRRHPGIDLALLPIGAYAPRWWLRDVHADPEEAVRACLDLGARRMAPMHWATFVLSAEPVMEPLHRARAAWARAGLPREDLWDLPIGASRSL; from the coding sequence ATGGCCCCCGGGCCTGCCGCGGTCGGGGTGGCAGCCGGGTCCCCCGCGGCCGGGGCGGCGTACGGTTCTGCCGGGCGCGAGCCGGCCCCCGGGCTCTCGGCGCCCGGGGCGGTGACGGTGCCCGGCGCGCCCCGGCCGCTCGGCGAGCACCGCCTCTGGCCGCGGTCGTTCGCGGACCGGCTGACCACACCGCTGCCCGGGCTGCGCGCCTTCGCCCGGCTGGCCCGCGAGGGCGCCTTCCGGCCCGGGGCCGAGGGGCTGAGCGGAATCCCCGACCTGCCGTACGAGCCCGCCCCGCTGCCCGAGGTGACCCCGGGCACGGTGTCCGCCACCTGGGCCGGGCACGCCAGCTGGGTGCTGCGGACCGGCGGCCTGACGGTGCTGACCGACCCGGTGTGGTCCCGGCGGATCCTCGGGACCCCCGCGCGGGTGACGCCCGTCGGGGTGCCGTGGGAGCAACTGCCGCCCGTGGACGCGGTGGTGATCAGCCACAACCACTACGACCACCTCGACGCCCCCACCCTGCGGCGGCTGCCCCGCGACACCGCGCTCTTCGTCCCCGCCGGACTCGCCCGCTGGTGCCGCCGCCGGGGCTTCACCCGGGTGACGGAGCTCGACTGGTGGGAGTCGGCCGAACTGGGCGGCGTACGCTTCGAGTTCGTCCCCGCGCACCACTGGTCCAAGCGCTCCCTGCTCGACACCTGCCGCACCCTGTGGGGCGGCTGGATGCTGACCGACGCGGCCGCGGGCCGCAAGGTGTACTTCGCGGGCGACACCGGCTACGGCCACTGGTTCGCGGAGATCGGCCGCCGGCACCCCGGCATCGACCTCGCCCTCCTGCCGATCGGCGCCTACGCCCCGCGCTGGTGGCTGCGCGACGTGCACGCCGACCCGGAGGAGGCCGTACGGGCCTGCCTGGACCTCGGCGCCCGCAGGATGGCCCCGATGCACTGGGCCACCTTCGTGCTGTCGGCGGAGCCCGTCATGGAACCCCTGCACCGCGCCCGCGCCGCCTGGGCCCGCGCCGGGCTGCCCCGCGAGGACCTCTGGGACCTGCCGATCGGCGCCTCCCGCAGCCTCTAG